Proteins encoded in a region of the Novibacillus thermophilus genome:
- a CDS encoding carbohydrate ABC transporter permease: MTKTVNKVLIYALMTVILTVFVGPYIWMFATSVKSQADVYAWPPNIIPTDIHWENFVRIWQETNLPRAFLNSVFVSTAATAINVIFSSLAAFAFARLDFPGKNKLFMVVLATMMVPASLMVIPLFSMMRNVPFAGPDGWLNSYFGLILPVSVTGFAIFLMRQYYLSIPKELDDQAAIDGCNKFQIYWKIILPLSKPVIGLVVVFSFLSHWNEYLWPLTVARSDEMYTIQIALASFQTQYNVEWPLLMAGATTAALPMILLYFMLQPLFEESLSGLGRGVKE; the protein is encoded by the coding sequence ATGACGAAAACAGTGAATAAGGTGCTTATATACGCACTGATGACAGTCATCTTAACGGTGTTTGTCGGACCGTATATCTGGATGTTTGCAACGTCTGTCAAAAGCCAGGCCGATGTGTACGCCTGGCCGCCAAACATTATACCGACTGACATTCACTGGGAGAACTTTGTACGCATTTGGCAAGAGACGAATCTCCCTCGAGCGTTTTTGAATTCTGTTTTCGTATCGACGGCGGCGACGGCGATCAACGTGATTTTCTCATCGCTGGCAGCGTTTGCGTTTGCTCGCCTGGACTTTCCCGGCAAAAACAAACTGTTCATGGTTGTGCTCGCTACCATGATGGTGCCTGCGAGCTTGATGGTGATACCGTTGTTTTCCATGATGAGAAACGTGCCGTTTGCCGGGCCTGACGGATGGTTGAACAGTTATTTCGGTTTGATTTTGCCAGTGTCCGTAACAGGTTTTGCGATCTTTTTAATGAGGCAGTATTATCTCTCCATCCCGAAAGAATTGGACGATCAAGCGGCTATTGACGGGTGTAACAAATTCCAAATATACTGGAAAATTATTCTCCCTTTAAGCAAACCGGTGATCGGATTAGTCGTGGTGTTTAGTTTTTTGAGCCACTGGAACGAATACTTATGGCCGTTAACGGTAGCCCGATCGGATGAAATGTACACGATCCAAATTGCGCTCGCCTCGTTTCAAACCCAATACAATGTTGAATGGCCGCTTTTGATGGCGGGTGCCACCACCGCTGCTTTACCGATGATTCTCTTGTATTTCATGTTGCAACCTCTATTTGAAGAAAGTTTGAGTGGGCTGGGGAGAGGGGTGAAAGAGTGA
- a CDS encoding IclR family transcriptional regulator, with protein sequence MLKTVDQSLKILGYFTKEKPLWGARELAKECGMNHATVYRILATLESNRFLVKDIETKKYALGIRLWELGLVMYDNLKLSQLIRPILKQLMIDTGESIFLTGLDGNEAITLDAMEPDNKVRYSVSIGSRVPLYAGASYRSILAFLPEEKIEEVLSGELKAHTPTSITEPEILRQKLAEIRENGWARSEGEYTRDVTAIAVPLLGQSGKVVGSLTVAGPKYRMTEEGIKRHLHLLQQGQKEVTDVMKRYQLNLSRYFDI encoded by the coding sequence ATGTTAAAAACAGTTGACCAATCTCTCAAAATACTGGGGTATTTTACAAAAGAAAAACCTTTATGGGGTGCGAGGGAACTCGCAAAAGAATGCGGCATGAACCATGCGACCGTATACCGTATTCTGGCTACCCTTGAATCGAACCGGTTTTTAGTGAAGGATATAGAAACGAAGAAGTACGCATTGGGAATTCGCTTATGGGAATTGGGCTTAGTGATGTACGACAACTTGAAGCTGTCACAATTGATACGCCCTATTTTAAAACAGTTAATGATCGATACCGGGGAGTCTATTTTTTTGACAGGACTGGACGGGAATGAGGCCATAACCCTTGATGCGATGGAACCCGATAACAAAGTGAGGTATTCCGTTTCCATCGGCAGCAGGGTCCCGCTTTACGCGGGAGCCTCTTACCGTTCCATTCTGGCCTTTCTGCCGGAAGAAAAGATAGAAGAAGTATTGAGCGGAGAATTGAAAGCCCATACCCCAACGTCGATAACCGAACCGGAGATTCTACGTCAAAAACTTGCCGAGATTCGCGAGAACGGGTGGGCACGCAGTGAAGGAGAGTACACGAGGGACGTTACGGCAATCGCTGTTCCGCTGTTAGGGCAGAGCGGGAAAGTCGTCGGTTCCCTGACAGTGGCCGGCCCGAAGTACCGCATGACGGAAGAAGGTATAAAACGCCATTTACACTTGTTGCAACAGGGACAAAAAGAAGTGACCGATGTGATGAAAAGGTATCAGTTAAACTTGAGCCGTTACTTCGATATATAA
- a CDS encoding ABC transporter permease, producing MNGADVQASPNAAQVTKKSRKESSVWRRLLRNKLAVIGLLIIAGMIITAVFAPLIATHDPNSMGGLPLLKPGTDGHLLGTDNYGRDVFSRIVYGAQISLVVGVLAVCLGGIVGTLLGLTAGYYGGKLDAVIMRAMDGLFAFPFILLAIALMTVMGQGLINVIIAIGIANIPGFARIVRGEVLSVKEEEYIEVTRSLGARDDRIVFGHILPNCMAPIIVYATMNIAGAIISEAALSFLGVGVQPPTASWGSILKDGKDFLVLSPHMATFSGMAILLSVLGFNLFGDGLRDALDPKMKN from the coding sequence ATGAACGGCGCAGATGTGCAAGCTTCACCGAACGCGGCTCAGGTAACGAAGAAAAGCCGTAAGGAAAGCAGTGTATGGCGTCGATTGTTACGCAATAAGCTGGCCGTTATCGGTTTGCTTATTATCGCCGGGATGATCATCACAGCCGTATTCGCTCCCCTCATCGCCACTCATGATCCCAACAGCATGGGAGGTTTGCCACTCTTAAAACCCGGAACGGACGGGCATCTACTCGGCACGGACAACTACGGACGCGATGTGTTCAGCCGAATTGTTTACGGAGCACAAATCTCACTCGTTGTCGGTGTTTTGGCTGTTTGTTTGGGAGGCATCGTCGGGACGTTACTCGGTCTCACTGCCGGTTACTACGGAGGTAAGCTCGATGCAGTCATTATGCGGGCAATGGATGGTCTGTTTGCGTTCCCCTTTATCTTACTGGCTATCGCTTTAATGACGGTTATGGGGCAAGGGTTGATTAACGTTATTATAGCGATTGGGATTGCCAACATACCCGGATTTGCGCGTATCGTACGTGGTGAGGTACTCAGTGTGAAAGAAGAAGAGTACATTGAAGTCACACGCTCCCTAGGTGCGAGAGATGACCGGATCGTGTTCGGGCACATTTTACCGAACTGCATGGCTCCGATTATTGTATACGCCACGATGAATATTGCCGGAGCGATCATTTCCGAGGCGGCTCTCAGTTTTTTGGGCGTAGGTGTTCAACCTCCGACTGCTTCATGGGGGAGTATTTTGAAGGATGGAAAAGATTTTCTCGTCCTTTCACCGCACATGGCCACATTTTCAGGGATGGCGATTCTATTGTCAGTCCTCGGGTTTAACTTATTCGGTGACGGATTGCGTGACGCTCTGGATCCTAAAATGAAAAACTAG
- a CDS encoding sugar ABC transporter substrate-binding protein, which yields MKRFAVLFLSIFVILSACAQGGEETNSATSEGHSEPVQEPDRDLVAEGLPAFNEEVASLPETTLDVWLAADYAEEAPIQDAIAEFSEVYPHIKVNTRGIEWGEMINQIRLAVTGGSPPDMAHQHAFAMGAQGLAEPVDDLWEKWGEEETFVPGAIEDVVWKGKKYGVPLDINTTFYLYNKKLFEENGIGEPPNTMDELLEVSRKLTADDGSRYGFVNSASAWNLYGHVVAEGGELLIEEGDTPQVNLDGPIVKEVVKKYTELSTVHEVAPIPPAQQRQTDHPVAMFGTGRAASFVSGPFDLSRIENEFPDVYEDVGTAVIPGPEKGSTMGGGSLFVPKGSENKVAAFELMKWFISDKYAIRLAEEMGRHPVKTHLYENELYQDPLLQPFIETLQYAKPYKLEAYPEANDAWSQAIRDIFNGADVENTLDQAQKTAEQAIDKSSH from the coding sequence GTGAAACGATTTGCCGTGTTGTTTTTATCCATTTTTGTGATTTTAAGCGCTTGTGCTCAGGGAGGTGAAGAGACGAACTCTGCGACATCTGAAGGACATTCCGAGCCTGTACAGGAACCAGATCGTGATTTAGTCGCAGAAGGTTTGCCTGCATTCAATGAAGAAGTTGCTTCCTTACCTGAAACGACGTTGGATGTTTGGCTTGCGGCGGATTACGCTGAAGAAGCCCCCATACAAGATGCCATAGCAGAATTTTCTGAAGTCTATCCTCATATCAAAGTTAACACGAGAGGAATTGAGTGGGGGGAAATGATCAACCAGATTAGACTCGCAGTCACTGGGGGATCGCCGCCGGATATGGCACATCAACACGCTTTTGCGATGGGGGCTCAAGGGTTGGCGGAACCTGTTGACGATCTATGGGAGAAGTGGGGAGAAGAAGAAACGTTTGTCCCGGGCGCCATTGAAGATGTCGTTTGGAAAGGGAAAAAATACGGTGTTCCCCTTGACATCAATACGACATTTTACTTGTACAACAAAAAGTTGTTTGAAGAAAACGGAATAGGAGAGCCGCCTAACACGATGGATGAACTTTTGGAAGTTTCAAGGAAATTAACGGCAGATGACGGTTCGCGATACGGTTTTGTGAACAGTGCCAGCGCCTGGAATTTATACGGACACGTCGTTGCTGAAGGAGGAGAACTGTTAATAGAAGAAGGTGATACCCCACAAGTGAATTTAGACGGACCTATTGTGAAAGAAGTTGTGAAGAAGTATACAGAACTTTCAACGGTACATGAGGTCGCCCCCATTCCACCTGCTCAACAGCGCCAAACAGATCATCCTGTCGCCATGTTCGGAACAGGACGAGCTGCTTCGTTCGTTTCGGGACCTTTTGATCTTTCCCGTATTGAAAACGAGTTCCCTGACGTTTATGAAGATGTGGGAACAGCTGTCATACCGGGACCGGAGAAAGGTTCTACGATGGGAGGAGGCAGTTTGTTTGTACCGAAGGGCTCTGAGAACAAAGTTGCGGCTTTTGAATTGATGAAATGGTTTATTTCCGACAAGTACGCCATTCGACTGGCTGAAGAAATGGGACGTCATCCCGTTAAGACACATTTGTACGAAAATGAACTCTACCAGGACCCTTTGCTTCAACCGTTTATTGAAACGCTACAATACGCCAAACCTTATAAGTTGGAAGCATATCCCGAGGCGAACGACGCATGGAGTCAAGCAATACGAGATATTTTTAATGGAGCTGACGTTGAAAACACACTAGATCAAGCACAAAAAACCGCCGAGCAAGCGATTGACAAATCTTCCCACTAA
- a CDS encoding aminopeptidase, with amino-acid sequence MAARPGESLLVVTDTIKEAIGRSFILAGRELGLESVHVNMSPRQKSGEEPPLIVSEAMRAADIIMCVTEHSLTHTNARKQAVAEGARLATMPGLTLDMLHEGAITADYDEVQSFTQYVSTYLDKGKEVVIEKEGTRLTFSIEGRDAISSTGVFREKSQSGNLPSGESYIAPVEGTAEGTIVIDQSIAGLGVVTDPVTLTISGGRLVKASGDKGAELLQLLGTGDGRLLCEFGIGTNKSARVTGNVLEDEKVYSTVHVAFGSNRTFGGTIDAGVHIDCVVSEPNVWIDGMFVMDGGRWMG; translated from the coding sequence ATGGCGGCGAGGCCAGGGGAATCGTTGTTAGTCGTCACAGATACGATAAAAGAAGCGATCGGGCGGTCATTTATACTGGCGGGTAGAGAACTCGGGTTGGAAAGTGTTCACGTCAACATGTCGCCGCGCCAAAAGTCTGGAGAGGAGCCGCCGCTCATCGTGAGTGAAGCCATGCGAGCAGCTGACATCATCATGTGTGTAACGGAACATTCTTTAACACATACGAATGCCCGAAAACAAGCGGTTGCTGAAGGGGCGCGGTTGGCCACGATGCCGGGTCTGACCCTCGATATGCTGCATGAAGGTGCGATTACGGCAGATTATGATGAAGTACAATCGTTCACACAGTATGTCTCCACCTACCTGGACAAAGGGAAAGAAGTTGTCATTGAAAAAGAGGGCACTCGTCTCACATTTTCCATAGAAGGTCGTGATGCGATCAGCAGTACGGGCGTATTCAGGGAAAAATCGCAGTCCGGCAACCTGCCTTCTGGAGAAAGTTACATCGCACCGGTGGAAGGAACGGCGGAAGGGACGATCGTGATCGATCAATCGATCGCTGGGCTTGGCGTGGTGACAGACCCTGTCACTTTGACTATATCCGGGGGACGCTTGGTAAAAGCGAGTGGCGATAAGGGAGCCGAACTGTTGCAGTTGCTCGGGACTGGAGACGGGAGACTGCTGTGCGAGTTCGGCATTGGCACGAATAAAAGCGCACGTGTGACGGGCAACGTACTCGAGGACGAGAAAGTGTACAGTACCGTACACGTCGCATTCGGCAGCAACCGCACGTTCGGTGGAACGATCGATGCCGGTGTGCACATCGACTGCGTCGTCAGCGAACCGAATGTGTGGATCGACGGGATGTTCGTGATGGACGGCGGAAGATGGATGGGTTAA
- a CDS encoding carbohydrate ABC transporter permease has translation MLKTANATLSHNRKTLKSDQKWKDYLTSYLFLVPALSFLFVFSIVPIVYLIWLSLHQYQLPNPPIFLGLDNFRQLMADHTFLKSVVNTSVYTVGSMTVGLSAALFMAVLLSLKLKGFRFFKVLYFLPTVTSEVITAMIFLWILDNNLGILNYVLPILGFENPPNWLQDPIWAMIVLILVGAWRGASYNTPIFLAGLEGIPKDYYEAAELDGASGWQKFWHISIPGIVPILVYCMVMSVIGSFQVIAIVDVLTNGGPMDRTLVAIKHIWQQAFEFNHVGYGATLSLVLFPILFLATWLQLKLSSRGA, from the coding sequence ATGTTAAAAACGGCAAATGCAACATTGTCACACAATCGAAAGACTTTAAAATCAGACCAGAAGTGGAAAGACTATTTGACATCCTATTTGTTCCTCGTTCCTGCACTGAGCTTTTTATTCGTTTTTTCGATTGTACCTATCGTGTATTTGATTTGGCTTAGTTTACATCAGTACCAACTGCCCAATCCGCCGATTTTTTTAGGGTTGGACAATTTCCGGCAACTGATGGCCGACCACACATTTTTAAAAAGCGTTGTCAACACATCTGTTTATACCGTGGGTTCTATGACGGTTGGGCTCAGTGCCGCGTTGTTCATGGCCGTGTTGCTCTCTCTCAAGCTAAAAGGGTTCCGTTTTTTTAAAGTTTTGTACTTCCTTCCTACCGTGACGTCTGAAGTGATTACGGCGATGATTTTCCTCTGGATTTTAGACAACAATTTAGGCATCCTCAACTACGTTTTGCCCATCCTTGGTTTCGAAAATCCTCCGAACTGGCTGCAGGACCCTATATGGGCCATGATTGTTTTAATTCTGGTCGGAGCATGGCGCGGCGCTTCCTACAATACCCCGATTTTTCTGGCTGGTCTGGAAGGAATACCGAAAGATTATTACGAAGCGGCCGAATTAGATGGGGCTAGCGGGTGGCAGAAATTTTGGCACATCAGTATTCCTGGCATTGTTCCCATTCTGGTTTATTGCATGGTCATGTCGGTCATCGGATCTTTTCAAGTGATCGCGATCGTCGATGTCTTGACGAATGGGGGCCCGATGGACCGCACTTTAGTGGCAATTAAACACATTTGGCAACAGGCATTCGAGTTCAACCACGTCGGATACGGGGCTACGTTATCTCTCGTGCTTTTTCCCATTCTGTTCCTAGCGACCTGGCTCCAACTGAAGTTGTCATCACGGGGGGCTTAA
- a CDS encoding M20 family metallopeptidase, producing the protein MSEQTERLKAAAVQAVEDHREELIELCSRLLQFPSENPPGNSTPISRYLERYLSRAGIETEWHEAGENMWNLISRIGEPGGKTLIYCGHTDVVPAGDRSKWAFDPFSGEVKDGWLHGRGASDMKGGLAGVIFAVSLLKRLKIELPGELVLAIVPDEETGGEHGVPWLLERGLVKGDGCLIAEPSSPLNPTLGQKGSCWFKLTVKGKAGHGSLAPVSGVNAIVDAMKAVERIRKVWDLPVQIPEEVKPIIEVSKKYVDENENSVARDIFERISCNIGTIAGGTKSNVVPDTCTVEVDCRLPFGATQDDVLNFVREQLDELNIDYEIEPFGFQSTANYTPPENPICRAVVDNISYVTGDQAYGVMQWASSDARHFRAYGIPVLQYGPAYLPSIHNFNEKVRVEDVVRCAKVYVAAAIDFLCEQES; encoded by the coding sequence GTGAGCGAACAAACTGAGCGGCTGAAAGCTGCGGCTGTTCAGGCGGTCGAAGACCATCGGGAAGAACTGATTGAACTGTGCTCACGGTTATTGCAGTTCCCGAGTGAGAATCCTCCCGGGAACTCCACACCGATCAGCCGTTACCTTGAGCGGTACTTGTCAAGAGCGGGAATCGAAACAGAATGGCATGAAGCGGGAGAAAACATGTGGAACTTAATTTCCCGCATCGGGGAACCGGGTGGCAAAACGCTTATTTACTGCGGGCACACGGATGTTGTACCGGCGGGAGACCGTTCAAAATGGGCATTCGATCCTTTTTCCGGTGAAGTAAAGGACGGGTGGCTTCACGGCCGCGGAGCCAGTGATATGAAAGGGGGGCTGGCGGGGGTTATTTTCGCCGTTTCTCTTTTGAAACGTTTAAAGATTGAGTTGCCGGGAGAACTCGTCCTCGCCATTGTTCCCGATGAGGAAACCGGCGGAGAACACGGCGTGCCGTGGCTGTTGGAGCGGGGCTTGGTTAAAGGCGACGGTTGTCTCATTGCCGAGCCGTCCTCCCCACTCAACCCGACACTCGGACAGAAAGGATCGTGCTGGTTTAAACTGACGGTGAAAGGAAAAGCGGGGCACGGAAGTCTGGCCCCGGTCTCAGGAGTCAATGCGATCGTCGATGCGATGAAAGCTGTTGAACGCATCCGCAAAGTTTGGGACTTACCTGTTCAAATCCCTGAAGAAGTGAAGCCGATTATCGAAGTGTCCAAGAAGTATGTCGATGAAAATGAAAACTCTGTAGCACGCGACATATTTGAACGTATTTCTTGTAATATCGGAACAATTGCAGGAGGAACAAAGTCGAACGTCGTGCCCGACACATGTACCGTTGAAGTAGACTGCCGTTTACCGTTTGGTGCGACCCAAGATGATGTACTGAACTTCGTGCGTGAACAACTGGACGAATTGAATATCGATTATGAGATCGAGCCGTTCGGCTTTCAAAGCACAGCCAATTACACTCCGCCGGAGAACCCGATTTGCCGTGCAGTGGTCGACAACATTTCTTACGTAACGGGAGATCAAGCGTACGGCGTCATGCAGTGGGCGAGCAGCGATGCACGCCACTTCAGAGCATACGGCATCCCGGTCTTACAATACGGACCGGCCTACTTGCCGAGCATCCACAATTTTAATGAGAAAGTGCGCGTTGAAGACGTCGTGCGTTGTGCGAAAGTTTATGTAGCGGCTGCTATAGATTTCCTATGTGAACAGGAGTCTTAA
- a CDS encoding ABC transporter ATP-binding protein, whose product MGEAILEVRHLKKYFPIRNKVFSSKPTGYVRAVDDVSFDVYQGETLGIVGESGCGKSTTARLVNQLIRPTEGSVLFKGQDLASLKAKEIRQARKSIQMVFQNPYASLDPRKTVKHLIMEPLLIHRVGTKKEREKKVDELLEVVGLASYHGERYPHEFSGGQRQRINIARALALNPDLVICDEPVSALDVSIQAQVINLLKDLQKEFQLTYMFISHDLGVVEYVSDRIAVMYLGKIVELGTYEDIYQRPQHPYTRALLSAVPKQNPKENKERIVLSGDVPSPINPPSGCPFHTRCPFVVEKCRTERPTFQDYRKGHTVACHRMGEI is encoded by the coding sequence ATGGGTGAAGCCATTTTAGAGGTTCGCCATTTGAAAAAGTATTTTCCGATAAGAAATAAAGTGTTTTCTTCCAAACCGACCGGATATGTCCGCGCGGTGGATGATGTCAGCTTTGATGTGTACCAAGGTGAGACGCTCGGAATCGTCGGTGAATCGGGCTGCGGCAAATCGACAACGGCCAGGCTCGTCAATCAATTGATCCGCCCTACGGAAGGTTCTGTCCTGTTTAAAGGTCAGGATCTCGCTTCATTAAAGGCAAAAGAAATACGGCAAGCACGCAAATCCATTCAAATGGTTTTTCAAAATCCGTACGCTTCACTTGATCCGCGAAAAACGGTCAAACATTTGATCATGGAACCGCTTCTGATCCACCGGGTCGGGACGAAAAAAGAACGGGAAAAGAAAGTAGATGAACTGCTGGAAGTGGTAGGGCTCGCTTCATACCACGGGGAACGCTATCCGCACGAATTCAGCGGCGGCCAGCGGCAACGTATCAATATCGCGCGCGCCCTTGCCCTCAATCCCGACTTGGTCATCTGTGACGAACCAGTATCGGCGCTCGATGTGTCCATTCAGGCACAAGTGATCAATCTGCTTAAAGATTTACAAAAGGAATTTCAGTTAACATACATGTTCATTTCCCATGATTTGGGTGTGGTGGAATACGTGAGTGACCGTATTGCGGTCATGTACCTGGGAAAAATTGTCGAACTCGGCACGTACGAAGATATTTACCAAAGGCCGCAACACCCGTACACACGTGCTTTGCTGTCAGCTGTACCGAAGCAGAATCCGAAAGAAAATAAAGAGCGCATCGTGCTGTCGGGTGATGTGCCGAGCCCGATCAACCCGCCGTCCGGATGTCCGTTTCACACGCGCTGTCCTTTTGTCGTCGAAAAGTGCAGGACGGAACGTCCGACATTTCAAGACTACCGCAAAGGTCATACCGTTGCTTGTCATCGAATGGGAGAAATATAA
- a CDS encoding ABC transporter ATP-binding protein produces MVHEDVLLRVKDLEVHFRTSSSVVKAVGGVTFDVKRGETIGIVGESGSGKSVTATSILGLIPSPPGKIVGGSILYEGKDLTKLSNKEMRRIRGNEISMIFQDPMTSLNPVFKVGNQLTEVIKLHQKVKKKEAERRAVEMLRLVGIPEPERRMQEYPHEFSGGMRQRAMIAIALSCNPKLLIADEPTTALDVTVQAQILELMKDLQQKMNTSIIMITHDLGVVWEVCKRVIVMYAGNIVEYTFADQLYDNPLHPYTWGLLNSQVTGNAKSRGTLISIPGNPPDLREEMVGCPFAARCPYAEEKCFKEKPPLIEVEPGHLTACHFQTKSARLERKEGGQNG; encoded by the coding sequence TTGGTGCACGAAGATGTTTTATTGCGTGTGAAAGATTTGGAAGTGCATTTTCGCACCTCTTCCAGTGTGGTAAAAGCGGTGGGCGGCGTCACCTTTGACGTTAAACGAGGGGAAACAATCGGGATTGTCGGAGAATCCGGTTCAGGTAAAAGTGTCACCGCAACGTCAATACTCGGGCTTATTCCTTCTCCTCCCGGTAAAATTGTAGGAGGGAGCATTTTATACGAAGGAAAAGACCTGACAAAGTTATCGAATAAAGAAATGCGCCGCATTCGCGGTAACGAAATTTCGATGATTTTCCAGGACCCAATGACGTCGTTAAATCCCGTTTTTAAAGTGGGTAACCAGCTCACTGAAGTCATTAAGCTCCACCAAAAGGTGAAAAAAAAAGAAGCCGAACGGCGCGCGGTTGAAATGCTGCGATTGGTCGGCATCCCTGAACCGGAGCGGAGAATGCAGGAATATCCCCATGAGTTTTCCGGCGGTATGCGCCAGCGTGCCATGATCGCGATCGCTCTTTCGTGTAATCCGAAATTACTCATAGCCGACGAACCGACAACCGCATTAGACGTGACCGTTCAGGCACAAATACTTGAACTGATGAAAGATCTGCAGCAAAAAATGAACACATCCATTATAATGATCACGCACGACTTGGGTGTTGTATGGGAAGTTTGTAAACGCGTCATCGTCATGTATGCCGGAAACATCGTCGAATACACGTTTGCCGATCAGCTGTACGACAATCCGCTTCACCCGTACACGTGGGGATTGCTGAACTCGCAAGTGACGGGAAATGCGAAAAGCAGAGGAACATTGATTTCCATCCCGGGTAACCCGCCGGATTTGCGGGAGGAAATGGTCGGTTGCCCGTTTGCCGCGCGTTGTCCGTATGCCGAAGAGAAGTGCTTTAAGGAAAAACCGCCGTTGATCGAAGTGGAACCCGGCCATTTAACGGCTTGCCACTTCCAAACGAAAAGTGCGCGCCTTGAACGGAAGGAGGGCGGTCAGAATGGGTGA
- a CDS encoding DUF1177 domain-containing protein, with translation MSLKHVLEVYDLLDNIEAIESVKKYFSGLDSSRVEFQTVQGEKGSTDFVKVLIPGKNGKSSGGSAPTLGIIGRLGGIGARPEQLGFVSDGDGALACLSAAAKLADMRKKGDVLEGDVLLTTHVCPTAPTLPHDPVPFMDSPVDIATMNRYEVSEEMDAILSIDTTKGNVVVSHNGFAITPTVKEGYILRISNDLLEMMQQTTGRMPVTLPITVQDITPYGNGLYHINSILQPCVATKSPVVGVAITTEVAVAGCATGATHLTHVEQVVRFVIEVAKLYGLNKCSFYDAREFELLQKLYGSMNHLQTLGREVSSS, from the coding sequence ATGTCGTTAAAACACGTTTTGGAAGTCTATGATTTGTTAGACAACATCGAAGCGATTGAATCCGTGAAAAAGTACTTTTCAGGTCTTGATTCTTCTCGTGTCGAATTTCAAACCGTTCAAGGAGAAAAAGGATCGACCGACTTTGTCAAAGTTCTCATCCCCGGAAAAAACGGGAAAAGCAGTGGGGGATCGGCACCTACTTTAGGGATCATCGGCCGCCTGGGAGGGATCGGTGCACGTCCGGAACAGCTCGGGTTCGTCTCCGATGGAGACGGTGCACTCGCCTGTCTGTCCGCTGCCGCCAAGCTGGCAGACATGAGAAAGAAAGGCGATGTGTTAGAAGGAGATGTCCTGCTCACCACCCACGTGTGTCCGACTGCCCCGACTCTCCCTCACGATCCTGTTCCGTTTATGGATTCGCCGGTTGACATTGCCACAATGAACCGGTACGAAGTGTCGGAGGAAATGGATGCGATTCTGTCGATCGATACGACAAAAGGAAACGTCGTTGTGAGCCACAACGGGTTTGCGATTACCCCGACGGTGAAAGAAGGTTACATCCTGCGCATCAGCAACGATTTACTCGAGATGATGCAGCAAACGACCGGCCGGATGCCGGTGACGTTGCCGATTACCGTTCAAGACATCACACCATACGGTAACGGTCTGTATCACATTAACAGTATCTTACAGCCGTGTGTGGCGACAAAGAGCCCTGTCGTCGGGGTGGCGATAACGACAGAGGTGGCGGTAGCCGGATGTGCGACCGGTGCGACACACTTGACACACGTTGAACAGGTCGTACGCTTTGTGATCGAAGTCGCTAAATTGTACGGTTTAAATAAATGTTCGTTCTATGATGCACGGGAGTTTGAATTGTTACAGAAACTGTACGGCAGTATGAATCATTTGCAAACATTGGGTCGCGAGGTGAGTTCGTCGTGA